In Fusobacterium nucleatum, the genomic stretch AGTGACTTGACATATTATCACACTTATACATCAAATTTGAATTCTTTAAAACTTTCTTTTACTAAAAATGGTAATATTTCAAAATCATTTTCAATTTATATTTTCAATAGAGCAAAAAAAGTAAGATATAAAATATCATTTTATGGCTTTGATAGGAGTAAATTCTTGAAAATCAATAATTATCGTAAAAAGAAAAATAATGAAATATTCTATTCAAACATATTAGACTACCATAAATCAACTAATGAAGATAGAGAAACTTTTTATGTGGATTGGAGGCGAGAGTAGTGAAAAAATTAATATTAGTTTTATTATTTTTGTTAATAAACATAGGAGTTTTTTCCATTCAATCTAAGAAAAATTTAGTAAGAGTTGATATTATTGGAAAATCTGAGGTAAAAAGTTATTATGTAAATTTTTCTAATGAGCAGAATTTAGATAGTTTTGAAATATATGATATAGGAGAATAAAAATGGAAAATAGTTCTGAAAAAATAGAAAAATATTTTAAAAAAGCTATTAACAGTAGTACGAACAATAATAAAAATTCATATATTGAAGATATTGAAGAACTGTTTATCCGTGAAAATGTGAATTCTAACAAAGGGATTTTTTCAATATTATTAGAAGCTATAGAATTTTCAGCAAGTGATATCCATATTGAAGCATTGACAGATAAAATAAGAATAAGATACAGAATTAATGGTATTTTAAAAGAAGTAGCAGAAATTGATAAAACTTTTTTATCTTCAATAGTTTCTAAATTAAAAATTTTATCTTCCCTTGATATAGTTGAAAAAAGAAAACCTCAAGATGGGAGATTTTCTTTAAGATATAAAGGAAGAGAGATAGATTTTAGAACTTCTATTATGCCAACTATGAATGGAGAGAAAATAGTAATTAGAATTTTAGATAAATTTAACTATAATTTTACCTTAGAAGATTTATATTTATCAGAGGAAAACAAAAGAATTTTCTATAAGGCTATAAATCAAAATAATGGAATTATTTTAGTAAATGGACCAACAGGTTCAGGAAAATCAAGTACACTATATAGTATTTTAAAATATAAAAATAGAGAAGAAGTTAATATTTCAACTGTTGAAGATCCTATTGAATATCAAATTGAAGGGATAAATCAAGTTCAATGTAGAAATGAAATAGGTTTAGGTTTTGCAACAATTTTAAGAGCATTGTTAAGACAAGACCCAGATATTTTAATGGTGGGAGAAATAAGAGATAGAGAAACAGCAGAGATTGCAGTTAAAGCTTCACTTACAGGGCATTTAGTTTTCTCAACCCTACACTCAAATGATAGCTTAGGTTGTATAAATAGACTAATAAATTTAGGGATTGATAGCTATTTATTGAGTTTAGTTTTGCAGATGGTAGTATCTCAAAGATTAGTTAGAAAGTTGTGTCCTCATTGTAAAAAAGAGGATTTAGATTATAAAGAAAAGTTAAAAAGTTTAAATTTAACAGAAGAAAAATATAGAGATATAAAATTCTATACATCTGAGGGTTGTGAAAAGTGTATGGGAACTGGCTATATGGGAAGAATACCTGTTTTTGAAATAATATATTTTGATGATATTTTAAAAGATATGTTAGCACAGAAAAAGGAGATAAAACAAAATTTTAAAACTTTACTTGATGATGCAATGGATAAGGCAAAAGAGAGCTTGACTTCCTTAGATGAGATAATGAGGCAACTATGAAAAATAAAAAAGAAAAAATTTTATTTTTTACTAATGAACTGGCAATAATGTTAAAAAGTGGTTTAACTTTTACAACTGCCATTGAAATAATATTAAAAGAAGAAAAGGATAAGAATTTTAAAGAAGTTTTAAAGAAAATTCATAAAAATTTAATAGCAGGGAAAAGTATTTTTGAAAGTTTTAAGAATTTTGACAAGATTTTTGGAAATACTTATTTATATATGTTGAAAATTGGCGAAGTTAGTGGAAGTATTACAGAAAGGTTAGAAGATATTTCTAAATCTTTGGAATTTGATCTAGCAAATCAAAAGAAATTAGGAGGAATATTAGTTTA encodes the following:
- a CDS encoding GspE/PulE family protein; the protein is MENSSEKIEKYFKKAINSSTNNNKNSYIEDIEELFIRENVNSNKGIFSILLEAIEFSASDIHIEALTDKIRIRYRINGILKEVAEIDKTFLSSIVSKLKILSSLDIVEKRKPQDGRFSLRYKGREIDFRTSIMPTMNGEKIVIRILDKFNYNFTLEDLYLSEENKRIFYKAINQNNGIILVNGPTGSGKSSTLYSILKYKNREEVNISTVEDPIEYQIEGINQVQCRNEIGLGFATILRALLRQDPDILMVGEIRDRETAEIAVKASLTGHLVFSTLHSNDSLGCINRLINLGIDSYLLSLVLQMVVSQRLVRKLCPHCKKEDLDYKEKLKSLNLTEEKYRDIKFYTSEGCEKCMGTGYMGRIPVFEIIYFDDILKDMLAQKKEIKQNFKTLLDDAMDKAKESLTSLDEIMRQL